From a single Thermococcus sp. LS1 genomic region:
- a CDS encoding DUF835 domain-containing protein, giving the protein MITYEHVELAAEIVALVSLTGAVYLLVTLRGVLREFLGVSVVRGIFFGVLIFWSGYLINVLNNVFPLELLKILDDVIVAIGMGIIALSAVGVKRQIVMRVKPRVILDGEPGLPSGAYLVKPTSPQGLLRLLLGKKIFAVTRRPQIYEPLGVPYIWITNVDHPKAISPTRLAPLLHTIIESADNDTFVIFDGLNYLILQNGFESTIKFLMSLKDVLLEKGAGIVLIVDPETLEKKHIAILEREFKWILK; this is encoded by the coding sequence ATGATAACCTACGAACACGTTGAACTCGCGGCTGAAATAGTTGCCCTCGTTTCCCTCACGGGGGCAGTTTATTTGCTGGTCACCCTTAGAGGGGTGCTGAGAGAATTTTTAGGGGTCTCGGTAGTCAGGGGAATATTTTTTGGTGTGCTAATTTTCTGGTCTGGGTATCTGATAAATGTTCTCAATAATGTTTTTCCGCTGGAGCTCCTGAAGATACTGGACGACGTTATAGTGGCCATAGGTATGGGGATAATAGCTCTCTCGGCGGTTGGAGTTAAAAGACAGATAGTAATGCGCGTGAAACCCAGAGTCATTCTCGATGGAGAGCCAGGACTCCCGAGTGGAGCGTATCTCGTTAAGCCCACATCTCCCCAGGGCCTTCTGAGGCTCCTATTGGGAAAGAAGATATTTGCCGTAACGAGAAGGCCCCAAATCTACGAGCCCCTTGGTGTTCCTTACATCTGGATAACGAACGTAGACCATCCAAAGGCGATATCCCCCACAAGGCTCGCTCCCCTTCTGCACACCATAATAGAGAGTGCTGATAATGACACTTTCGTTATTTTCGATGGACTCAATTACCTCATACTCCAGAACGGATTTGAATCAACAATCAAATTTCTCATGTCCCTTAAGGATGTCCTCCTTGAAAAGGGCGCTGGTATTGTATTGATCGTTGATCCTGAAACCTTGGAGAAGAAGCACATCGCGATACTCGAAAGGGAATTCAAATGGATACTGAAATGA
- a CDS encoding helicase C-terminal domain-containing protein → MSEYFPYESLRPHQREFIELVDEAVKNGENAIIEAPTGFGKTVSVLAGILPYAIEMGYKVLYLARTHRQMDRVIEELKAINRKTPVSGVELRSRKDLCLHSYLTQFTTDAYNAMVVCKNLKKLGKCPFYENEKKKKTEFDELVKFFLQEPSHPMEILDYAQTLELCPYDLTRRIAEKANVIVASYLYLLSPTIRENFLSSLDIDYSDLIVVFDEAHNLPDQAISALSDRLSIHTVNRAIKEADEYREHEIANFLSIFGKGLEMLYEEKLRERDVHEVPIQPELVFAHVMDILNLDGRYLVKTLNEMVAVGDSIREDRIEKGKPPRSYIGRVGEFLLFWLSLIGREDYLFLMSRDKGLSLELVALDPSKALSFVKNVQSAIFMSGTLTPLEAFRDVMGIENAKLKKFPRMVKRENAQVLVAKDVSTRGEERSMEVYKRMVDYIVEAVKLIPKNVGVFTASYEVLQGLLSANLEVRLEETGKAIFIEKQGATSQENDLLVAKFKAHARGKGAVLLGVMGGRNSEGQDYSGDEMNGVILVGIPYARPTPRVQAQIRYFERKFPGKGRYYGYYLPAHRKLVQAAGRVHRSAEEKGSIIVLDYRLLWKGIKKDLPDWMRETMRPVDLGRMRLYLRRFWS, encoded by the coding sequence ATGAGCGAATACTTCCCCTACGAGAGCCTCAGACCCCACCAGCGAGAGTTCATAGAGCTCGTTGACGAGGCCGTTAAAAACGGTGAAAACGCTATAATCGAGGCCCCAACGGGCTTTGGAAAGACTGTAAGCGTTTTAGCTGGAATTCTGCCGTACGCCATCGAAATGGGCTACAAGGTTCTTTATCTGGCGAGAACCCACAGACAAATGGACCGCGTTATAGAGGAGCTGAAGGCGATAAACAGGAAAACGCCCGTTTCCGGCGTTGAGCTAAGGAGCAGGAAGGATCTGTGCCTTCACAGCTATCTGACCCAGTTTACAACCGACGCTTACAACGCCATGGTCGTCTGCAAAAACCTGAAAAAGCTCGGCAAGTGCCCCTTCTATGAGAACGAGAAGAAGAAAAAGACCGAGTTCGATGAGCTGGTCAAGTTTTTCCTTCAGGAGCCAAGCCATCCGATGGAGATACTCGACTACGCCCAAACGCTGGAGCTCTGCCCTTACGACCTGACGAGAAGAATAGCGGAAAAGGCCAACGTCATAGTCGCGAGCTACCTCTACCTTCTCAGCCCAACGATAAGGGAGAACTTCCTCAGCTCACTCGACATCGATTATTCTGATCTAATCGTCGTCTTCGATGAGGCCCACAACCTTCCTGACCAGGCTATTTCCGCCCTGAGCGACAGGCTGAGCATCCACACCGTCAACAGGGCGATAAAGGAGGCCGACGAGTACAGAGAGCACGAGATAGCAAACTTTCTGAGCATCTTCGGAAAGGGGCTTGAAATGCTCTATGAGGAGAAGCTGAGAGAAAGGGACGTTCACGAGGTACCGATTCAGCCGGAGCTTGTCTTCGCCCATGTCATGGATATACTTAACCTCGACGGCCGCTATTTAGTCAAGACCCTCAACGAGATGGTGGCGGTTGGAGACTCAATAAGGGAGGACAGGATAGAGAAGGGCAAGCCACCGCGCTCCTACATCGGCCGCGTTGGGGAGTTCCTCCTCTTCTGGCTCTCGCTCATAGGCAGGGAAGATTACCTCTTTCTGATGAGCAGGGACAAAGGCCTCAGCCTTGAGCTCGTGGCGTTGGATCCTTCAAAGGCGCTGAGCTTCGTAAAGAACGTCCAGTCAGCAATATTCATGTCGGGAACGCTCACACCTCTCGAAGCCTTCCGCGACGTTATGGGCATCGAAAACGCCAAGCTGAAGAAGTTCCCACGCATGGTGAAGCGCGAAAACGCTCAGGTTTTGGTTGCAAAGGATGTTTCAACGCGTGGTGAGGAGCGCTCGATGGAAGTCTATAAGCGGATGGTTGACTACATCGTCGAAGCAGTTAAGCTTATCCCAAAGAACGTCGGTGTCTTTACCGCATCATATGAGGTTCTGCAGGGGTTGCTCTCGGCAAACCTGGAGGTTCGCCTCGAAGAGACGGGGAAAGCAATATTCATAGAGAAACAGGGCGCTACATCTCAGGAGAACGATTTGCTCGTTGCCAAGTTCAAAGCTCACGCGAGAGGTAAAGGAGCTGTCCTGCTGGGTGTTATGGGTGGGAGAAACAGCGAAGGACAGGACTACAGCGGTGACGAGATGAACGGGGTCATTTTAGTTGGTATCCCCTACGCGAGGCCGACGCCAAGGGTTCAGGCCCAGATAAGGTATTTCGAGAGGAAGTTCCCGGGCAAAGGTAGATACTACGGTTATTACCTGCCGGCCCACAGAAAGCTCGTCCAAGCGGCAGGAAGGGTTCACCGCTCGGCGGAGGAGAAGGGGTCAATAATCGTCCTCGACTACCGCCTGCTGTGGAAGGGCATAAAGAAGGACCTACCAGACTGGATGCGGGAAACAATGAGACCCGTTGATCTGGGGAGGATGAGGCTGTATTTGAGGCGGTTCTGGAGTTAG